From Microbacterium sp. LWH11-1.2, one genomic window encodes:
- a CDS encoding response regulator transcription factor, protein MRVVIGEDEVLLREGIAHILTNDGFEVLAAVSDAVELEREVERHLPDLVLTDIRMPPTHTDEGLLAALRIRRAHPGIGVVVVSQHVQRRYAAELLEDGAGGFGYLLKQRISDVRTFTADIRRVAAGGTALDPEVVSVLVARARRGTSAVAHLTPRQVEVLGLMAQGRSNAAIAAQLVLSEKAVVQHTSRIYDALGLPVDADDHRRVLAVIRHLQAAVPPAP, encoded by the coding sequence ATGCGCGTCGTGATCGGCGAGGACGAGGTGCTGCTGCGGGAGGGCATCGCGCACATCCTCACGAATGACGGATTCGAGGTGCTGGCAGCCGTCAGCGACGCTGTCGAGCTCGAACGCGAGGTCGAGCGCCATCTGCCCGACCTGGTGCTCACCGACATCCGGATGCCGCCCACCCACACCGACGAGGGGCTCCTCGCCGCGCTCCGGATCCGTCGCGCCCACCCGGGCATCGGCGTGGTCGTCGTCTCGCAGCATGTGCAGCGCCGTTACGCGGCCGAGCTCCTCGAGGACGGAGCCGGCGGGTTCGGATATCTGCTCAAGCAGCGGATCTCGGATGTCCGCACGTTCACGGCGGACATCCGCCGTGTCGCCGCCGGAGGCACCGCGCTCGATCCCGAGGTGGTCTCGGTGCTGGTCGCGCGGGCGAGGCGCGGAACCTCCGCCGTGGCGCACCTGACCCCGCGACAGGTCGAGGTGCTGGGCCTGATGGCGCAGGGCCGCAGCAACGCCGCGATCGCGGCCCAGCTCGTGCTGAGCGAGAAGGCCGTGGTGCAGCACACCTCGAGGATCTACGACGCGCTCGGCCTGCCGGTCGACGCGGACGATCACCGTCGCGTGCTCGCGGTCATCCGCCACCTGCAGGCCGCGGTCCCGCCCGCGCCCTGA
- a CDS encoding ATP-binding protein translates to MGSLEIALIFIGILAALTGVIVITVGATGAGDPVAGIGLVALAWIWAVAGIIAWWRRPTNGIGPLLLIGAVSVFLVSTGYVGAPGLFWVNAVFATTPLGVAIHLLMAFPSGRVRGRLAVLAVVLGYVTCIVFDTARALTEGTAAFELLSFLQSVLGLTSMALAAIVLARRLRAADAAHRRVLLPLFTYGLLAVVCLPLLPNLLFPMGVGFDVVVSLQGLLLAGLPIAFLLGVLRGGFTRTTPLEALSEWLAIRGASRPAVAQALATTVGDDTLRVAYWDASRGQYIDERGERAPVDPDAADPDRAWLQVRVDDELVGGIEYDARMIAEPWPVRRAAEVLAIALDRERLTTQLLVSNEALTRSRVRIVDAADRERSRIARDLHDGLQMQLVLLGIEAQTIADAAAESATTGDIEKLRRGIDLAAADLRRLVHDVLPAALLERGLVAATEDLVDRLSVPATLVAQVDETAITTSTAHTAYFIIAEALSNTVKHADASHVRVTLGQRDGRIAIAIEDDGVGGARIGAGVGLRGLADRVDALQGTIAIRSEPLRGTNIEVELPCAS, encoded by the coding sequence ATGGGATCCCTCGAGATCGCGCTGATCTTCATCGGCATCCTCGCCGCGCTGACCGGCGTGATCGTGATCACCGTCGGCGCCACGGGCGCCGGTGACCCGGTCGCGGGCATCGGTCTGGTCGCGCTCGCGTGGATCTGGGCGGTCGCCGGGATCATCGCCTGGTGGCGGAGACCGACCAACGGGATCGGCCCGCTGCTTCTGATCGGCGCCGTCTCGGTCTTCCTCGTCAGCACGGGGTACGTCGGTGCTCCGGGGCTCTTCTGGGTGAATGCCGTCTTCGCGACCACCCCGCTGGGTGTGGCGATCCACCTGCTCATGGCGTTCCCGTCCGGCCGCGTGCGCGGACGCCTGGCGGTGCTCGCCGTCGTGCTCGGCTACGTGACCTGCATCGTGTTCGACACGGCGCGCGCCCTCACGGAGGGCACCGCGGCATTCGAGCTGCTGTCGTTCCTGCAGAGCGTGCTCGGCCTGACGTCGATGGCCCTGGCCGCGATCGTGCTCGCGCGCCGTCTGCGGGCGGCGGACGCCGCCCATCGGCGGGTGCTGCTCCCCCTGTTCACCTACGGCCTCCTCGCCGTCGTCTGCCTGCCGCTGCTCCCGAACCTCCTGTTCCCGATGGGCGTCGGATTCGACGTCGTCGTCTCCCTGCAGGGTCTGCTGCTCGCCGGGCTCCCGATCGCCTTCCTCCTCGGCGTGCTCCGCGGCGGCTTCACACGCACCACCCCGCTGGAGGCTCTGAGCGAATGGCTCGCGATCCGCGGGGCCAGCCGGCCCGCCGTCGCCCAGGCGCTCGCGACCACCGTCGGTGACGACACGCTCCGTGTCGCGTACTGGGACGCCTCCCGCGGTCAGTACATCGACGAGCGCGGCGAGAGGGCACCGGTCGATCCGGATGCCGCCGACCCCGACCGGGCCTGGCTGCAGGTGCGGGTCGACGACGAGCTCGTCGGCGGCATCGAGTACGACGCGCGCATGATCGCCGAGCCCTGGCCGGTGCGCCGCGCCGCCGAGGTGCTCGCCATCGCCCTCGACCGCGAGCGCCTGACCACGCAGCTGCTCGTCAGCAACGAGGCGCTCACCCGATCCCGTGTGCGCATCGTCGACGCCGCCGACCGCGAACGCTCGCGCATCGCTCGCGACCTGCACGACGGGCTGCAGATGCAGCTCGTCCTCCTCGGGATCGAGGCCCAGACCATCGCGGACGCCGCCGCGGAATCGGCGACGACCGGAGACATCGAGAAGCTGCGGCGCGGCATCGACCTGGCGGCGGCGGACCTGCGCCGGCTCGTGCACGACGTGCTGCCGGCGGCGCTGCTGGAGCGAGGGCTGGTGGCCGCGACCGAAGACCTCGTGGATCGTCTGTCGGTGCCCGCCACCCTCGTCGCACAGGTCGACGAGACGGCCATCACGACGTCGACCGCCCACACGGCCTACTTCATCATCGCCGAGGCGCTGTCGAACACGGTCAAGCATGCCGATGCCTCCCATGTGCGCGTGACCCTGGGCCAGCGCGACGGCCGGATCGCCATCGCGATCGAGGACGACGGCGTCGGCGGCGCGCGGATCGGGGCCGGCGTGGGGCTGCGGGGCCTCGCGGACCGGGTGGATGCCCTCCAGGGCACCATCGCGATCCGGTCGGAGCCGCTGCGCGGCACCAACATCGAGGTGGAGCTGCCATGCGCGTCGTGA